A genome region from Alicyclobacillus acidocaldarius subsp. acidocaldarius DSM 446 includes the following:
- the nusA gene encoding transcription termination factor NusA yields the protein MNVDFLEALDQLAREKGIDKEVLLEAIEAALIASYRRNFHSAANVRVEVKRDTGEVHVYARKTVVEEPKDTRLEISLDAARDINPSYQIGDVVEIEVTPRDFGRIAAQAAKQVVMQRVKEAERSVIYSKFADREEEVVSGIVSRLEPRVAYIDLGDTEAILPQSEQMASDKLQVGKRLKVFIARVERTSKGPQIVVSRTHPGLLRRLFELEVPEIYEGIVEIKAVAREAGSRSKIAVHSRNPEVDPIGACVGARGSRVQAIVNELNGEKVDIVEWSEDPATFVANALSPAKVIDVHIYEDERVARTVVPDYQLSLAIGKEGQNARLAARLTGWKIDIKSESQMASHSLLDQLEDTNEEEPEFATLSDDWLNEP from the coding sequence ATGAATGTGGATTTTCTGGAAGCGCTGGACCAGTTGGCGCGCGAAAAAGGAATTGACAAGGAAGTTCTGCTCGAGGCGATTGAGGCGGCGCTCATCGCGAGCTACCGCCGCAACTTCCACTCGGCGGCCAACGTGCGCGTGGAGGTGAAGCGAGACACGGGCGAGGTCCACGTGTACGCGCGCAAGACCGTCGTCGAGGAGCCGAAGGACACGCGCCTCGAGATCTCGCTAGACGCGGCGCGCGACATCAATCCAAGCTATCAAATCGGAGATGTCGTGGAAATTGAGGTCACCCCTCGCGACTTCGGGCGCATCGCCGCGCAGGCCGCCAAGCAGGTCGTCATGCAGCGCGTGAAGGAAGCCGAGCGATCCGTCATCTACAGCAAGTTTGCGGATCGCGAGGAAGAGGTCGTGAGCGGGATCGTCAGCCGGCTCGAGCCGCGCGTCGCCTACATCGATCTCGGCGACACGGAGGCGATTTTGCCGCAGTCGGAACAGATGGCGTCCGACAAGCTGCAGGTCGGCAAGCGGCTCAAGGTGTTCATCGCGCGCGTGGAGCGCACGTCGAAGGGCCCGCAGATTGTGGTGTCCCGCACCCATCCGGGGCTTCTTCGCCGCTTGTTTGAACTCGAGGTGCCGGAAATTTACGAGGGCATCGTGGAGATCAAGGCCGTGGCCCGCGAGGCGGGATCGCGTTCCAAAATCGCGGTTCATTCGCGCAATCCGGAGGTGGATCCCATCGGCGCGTGCGTCGGCGCCCGGGGATCGCGCGTCCAGGCGATTGTGAACGAATTGAACGGGGAAAAGGTCGACATCGTGGAGTGGAGCGAAGATCCGGCGACGTTCGTGGCGAATGCGCTGTCTCCCGCGAAAGTGATCGACGTGCACATCTATGAGGACGAGCGCGTGGCGCGGACGGTGGTTCCGGATTATCAACTGTCCCTGGCGATTGGGAAGGAGGGACAGAACGCCCGGCTTGCCGCGCGGCTCACGGGCTGGAAGATCGACATCAAGAGCGAGTCGCAGATGGCCTCCCATTCGCTTCTCGATCAGCTCGAGGACACGAACGAGGAGGAACCCGAGTTTGCCACGCTGTCCGACGACTGGCTGAACGAACCCTGA
- the rnpM gene encoding RNase P modulator RnpM — MNRVRKVPLRKCVGCQEMKPKAELTRVVRTPEGDIVLDSTGKRNGRGAYLCPSEACLNVAVKRKALERALKAAIPQEIHESLRRQLVGDGDAH; from the coding sequence ATGAATCGCGTGAGAAAGGTGCCGCTTCGCAAGTGCGTGGGCTGCCAGGAGATGAAGCCGAAGGCGGAACTCACGCGCGTTGTTCGAACGCCAGAGGGAGACATCGTGCTGGATTCGACCGGGAAGCGGAATGGCCGAGGCGCCTATCTGTGCCCGTCTGAAGCGTGCCTCAACGTCGCGGTCAAGCGAAAGGCGCTGGAGCGCGCGCTGAAGGCGGCCATTCCGCAGGAGATCCATGAGTCTCTCCGCCGCCAGCTGGTGGGAGACGGAGATGCGCACTGA
- a CDS encoding L7Ae/L30e/S12e/Gadd45 family ribosomal protein, which translates to MRTDKETILGLLGLARRAGAVIDGQKRVLDAVRTRRAQLVMIAVDAGDNGRKKLMDKAASYGIQVVCFGTKAEIGRAIGRDTSGAVAVVEPGFAREVVARLGEFHGGGAFDEVESVRVREADEHVEQGDFDHPQPARRARRESHERDGR; encoded by the coding sequence ATGCGCACTGACAAAGAGACCATCTTGGGGCTGCTCGGCTTGGCGCGCCGGGCCGGGGCCGTGATCGACGGCCAGAAGCGCGTGTTGGACGCCGTGAGGACGCGGCGAGCCCAATTGGTGATGATCGCGGTGGACGCGGGAGACAATGGCCGAAAGAAACTGATGGACAAGGCGGCGTCGTACGGCATTCAGGTCGTGTGTTTCGGGACCAAAGCGGAGATCGGTCGAGCCATTGGACGGGATACGTCCGGTGCCGTTGCCGTCGTGGAGCCTGGATTTGCGCGCGAGGTCGTGGCGCGGCTTGGGGAATTCCACGGAGGTGGAGCGTTTGACGAAGTTGAGAGTGTACGAGTACGCGAAGCAGATGAACATGTCGAGCAAGGAGATTTTGACCATCCTCAACCGGCTCGGCGTGCCCGTCGCGAATCACATGAGCGTGATGGACGATGA